In Ciconia boyciana chromosome 3, ASM3463844v1, whole genome shotgun sequence, a genomic segment contains:
- the GTF3C2 gene encoding general transcription factor 3C polypeptide 2, translating into MASSAARGPRCRERSRRGRSGRGSAPAGRSRSRAREGEPRALRELSPLRDLDALGRSEEGVEATKSQNKTVRNQKTKNSPSDPSGPAPAETEAHGESSRTPENGSVPPPKAPGKRGRKPKTEMLLLKLSQDLECPTPEPICVQKMLGSSEAAEGLETPPGRRPKRRAAKVALLYLQELAEELTSVYQPPAPAEGAREPEPELERIQKKRRSRRRKEEETDSDDPARDADFVPSKEVLLQAEEEEGSDAPLSEVSEPELEVVRGHGGKMSSAGRSKPQCRGLAPNGFHNSIMAPVEKCSSLTCSLRDQKYSQWEFPDWIPLAHKWTCLSESEAAPYLPAEEKSPLFSIQREGIEDDGVLYRVNRFNSLQPHEERLDVSFFVGGPVWAMEWCPSPEGSAASQYVALYCHGSMEETHSVAGLHGGPALLQLWGLGTLQQEQGSADKAGLAYAIAADHGCIWDMKFCPSGAWEPPTAARKHPQMSRLGLLAVAFSDGKVLLYSLPHPGALQRSKRTQVKDGSFHKHVICKVQCIAMLQVGSIQAGNASECGQCFSLSWMPSKPHHQLAAGFYDGTVAIWNLLTKSLLQCVRQPDGSLKLYPFRCFLAHDHAVRSIEWCKADSNFLVTAGSDRKIKFWDLRRLYEPINSIKRFLSTEVAWLLPYNGVTVAQDNCYASYGLCGIHYIDAGYLGFKAYFVAPRKGTVWSISGSDWLNTVAAGDITGELVAAVLPDLAVNPLNVKRSSDRRFPVYKADLLPCSPAGSESSEQALPKTRLYSEMVTKSYIRFRDTDLRSFKNFPSREPMRRMHTQEVKAELSLDRLQLESLHKVRFSPNLDSNGWLVSGGQAGIVRAHCLVGLASGVGCQLLPERRARFSSLYGDKPGSPSPAEHSPLLAE; encoded by the exons ATGGCGTCCAGCGCCGCCCGCGGGCCGCGCTGCCGGGAGCGGAGCCGCCGGGGCCGCTCGGGACGGGGATCGGCGCCCGCCGGCCGGAGCCGCAGCCGGGCGCGGGAGGGCGAGCCCCGAGCGCTCC GGGAACTGTCGCCGCTCAGAGATCTGGATGCTTTGGGCCGCTCCGAGGAGGGAGTAGAGGCTACCAAGTCCCAGAATAAAACTGTCcgaaaccaaaaaacaaaaaatagccCTAGTGACCCCAGTGGCCCAGCCCCTGCGGAGACTGAGGCTCACGGCGAGTCCTCGAGGACCCCTGAGAATGGGTCCGTGCCACCCCCGAAGGCACCCGGGAAGCGCGGGCGGAAGCCCAAGACcgagatgctgctgctgaaactgTCTCAGGACCTGGAGTGCCCGACCCCAGAACCCATCTGTGTGCAGAAgatgctggggagcagcgaggCTGCGGAAGGCCTGGAGACCCCCCCCGGCAGGCGCCCCAAGAGGCGGGCAGCCAAAGT GGCTTTGCTGTacctgcaggagctggcagaggagctgacGTCAGTGTACCAGCCTCCAGCTCCCGCTGAGGGTGCCCGGGAGCCAGAGCCAGAGCTTGAGCGTATCCAGAAGAAGCGTCGGAGCcggaggaggaaagaggaggaaacagaTAGTGATGATCCTGCGCGAGATGCTGACTTTGTGCCCTCGAAGGAGGTGTTGCTgcaggcggaggaggaggaggggagcgaCGCACCGCTCAGTGAGGTGTCAGAGCCAGAGCTGGAGGTGGTCCGAGGACATGGTGGGAAGATGTCATCTGCAGGG AGATCCAAGCCCCAGTGCCGAGGCCTCGCTCCCAACGGCTTCCACAACTCCATCATGGCCCCGGTGGAGAAGTGCTCCAGcctcacctgcagcct GCGGGATCAGAAGTACTCGCAGTGGGAGTTTCCTGACTGGATCCCTTTGGCGCACAAGTGGACGTGTCTCTCTGAAAG CGAAGCTGCCCCGTACCTGCCAGCAGAGGAGAAGTCTCCGCTCTTCTCCATCCAGCGGGAGGGCATCGAAGACGACGGTGTCTTGTACAGGGTAAACAG GTTCaactccctgcagccccacgaGGAGCGCCTGGACGTGTCCTTCTTCGTGGGCGGCCCTGTGTGGGCAATGGAGTGGTGCCCATCCCCGGAGGGCTCGGCGGCCTCTCAGTACGTGGCTCTCTATTGCCACGGGAGCATGGAGGAGACGCACAGCGTGGCCGGGCTCCACGGGGGCCCTGCgctcctgcagctctggggCCTGGGcacgctgcagcaggagcaggg ctctgccgaCAAAGCCGGGCTGGCCTACGCCATCGCTGCTGATCACGGCTGCATCTGGGACATGAAGTTCTGCCCCAGCGGTGCCTGGGAGCCACCCACCGCTGCCAGGAAG CACCCGCAGATGAGCCGGCTGGGCCTGCTGGCCGTGGCCTTCTCGGACGGCAAGGTGCTGCTGTACTCCCTCCCGCACCCCGGCGCCCTGCAGCGCTCCAAGAGAACCCAGGTAAAAG ATGGGTCCTTCCACAAGCACGTTATCTGCAAG GTGCAGTGTATTGCCATGCTCCAGGTGGGCTCCATCCAGGCAGGGAATGCGTCCGAGTGCGGCCAGTGCTTTAGCCTCTCCTGGATGCCATCCAAGCCCCATCATCAACTTGCAGCTGGTTTTTATGATG GCACCGTGGCCATCTGGAACCTGCTCACCAAGTCCCTGCTGCAGTGTGTGCGCCAGCCTGATGGCTCCCTCAAGCTCTACCCTTTCCGGTGCTTTCTAGCCCATGACCATGCGGTCCGGAGCATCGAGTGGTGCAAGGCTGACAG CAACTTCCTGGTCACGGCAGGAAGCGACCGTAAGATCAAGTTCTGGGACCTGCGGCGGCTCTACGAGCCCATCAACAGCATCAAGCGGTTCCTCAGCACTGAGGTGGCCTGGCTGCTGCCCTACAACGGGGTCACCGTGGCCCAGGACAACTGCTATGCCTC TTACGGCCTCTGTGGCATCCACTACATTGACGCCGGGTACTTGGGCTTCAAGGCTTATTTTGTGGCCCCTCGCAAGGGGACCGTGTGG AGCATATCTGGCTCGGACTGGCTGAACACGGTGGCTGCGGGAGACATCACCGGCGAGCTGGTGGCTGCGGTGCTGCCCGACCTGGCCGTCAACCCCCTCAATGTCAAGCGGTCCTCAGACCGCAGATTT CCGGTCTACAAAGCCGatctgctgccctgcagccctgccggGTCGGAGAGCAGTGAGCAGGCGCTGCCGAAGACCAGGCTCTACAGCGAGATGGTGACCAAGAGCTACATCCGATTCCGGGACACGGACCTG CGCAGCTTCAAGAACTTCCCCAGCCGGGAGCCCATGCGCAGGATGCACACGCAGGAGGtgaaggcagagctgagccTCGACCGCCTGCAGCTGGAGTCCCTGCACAAG gtGCGCTTCAGCCCCAACCTGGACTCGAATGGCTGGCTGGTGTcgggcgggcaggcgggcaTCGTGCGGGCGCACTGCCTGGTGGGGCTGGCCTCCGGTGTGGGCTGCCAGCTGCTCCCGGAGCGCCGTGCCCGCTTCAGCTCCCTCTATGGGGACAAgcccggcagccccagccccgccgagCACTCCCCGCTGCTGGCAGAGTAG
- the SLC30A3 gene encoding probable proton-coupled zinc antiporter SLC30A3 produces MESPTGTESARLVSPRGGPADGSLRLKSLFAGSQDPLAPPAPPALAPHCHCSPPAPSPSRGRLQARRQLSVACTVCCLFMVGEVIGGYLAHSLAIMTDAAHLLTDVGSMSVSLFSLWVSTRPPTKTMSFGWHRSETLGALASVLSIWVVTGALVYLAAARIVSNDYEIEARAMLATSASAVGVNLVMAYILHQSPAGHGHGAGGYEQLESTRGCLPSHAPLPGSTSVRAAFVHVVGDLLQSVGVLVAATIIYFKPQCKIADPISTLFFSVFVLGSTFTILRDVFRVLMEGMPRGLEFDAVKEALLGVSGVRGAHDLHLWALTLSHHAVSVHVAVDAGVDPETVLREATTRLQSKFGFASCTVQVERYREEMAACQHCQDPRA; encoded by the exons ATGGAGTCCCCGACCGGCACCGAGAGCGCCCGCCTGGTCAGcccgcggggcggccccgccgacGGCAGCCTGCGCCTCAAGAG TCTGTTTGCAGGCTCCCAGGACCCCCTGGCACCGCCAGCCCCCCCGGCTCTGGCTCCCCACTGccactgcagcccccctgcccccagccccagccgggGGAGGCTCCAGGCCCGCCGCCAGCTGAGCGTTGCCTGCACCGTCTGCTGCCTCTTCATGGTCGGGGAGGTGATAG GTGGCTACCTGGCGCACAGCCTGGCCATCATGACCGACGCAGCCCACCTGCTGACGGACGTGGGCAGCATGTCCGtcagcctcttctccctctgGGTCTCCACCCGCCCACCCACCAAGACCATGAGCTTCGGCTGGCACCGCTCGG AGACACTGGGCGCGCTGGCCTCTGTCCTCTCCATCTGGGTGGTGACCGGGGCCCTCGTCTACCTGGCGGCCGCCCGCATCGTCAGCAACGACTACGAGATTGAGGCACGAGCCATGCTGGCTACATCTGCCAGTGCCGTCGGCGTCAACCTGGT catGGCCTACATCCTGCACCAGTCCCCTGCCGGCCACGGCCATGGCGCAGGGGGCTACGAGCAGCTGGAGAGCACCAGGGGTTGCCTGCCCAGCCATGCCCCCCTGCCCGGCAGCACCAGCGTCCGTGCAGCCTTTGTCCACGTGGTGGGTGACCTGCTGCAGAGTGTTGGTGTCCTTGTGGCTGCCACCATCATCTACTTCAAG ccccAGTGCAAGATCGCAGACCCCATCAGCACCCTCTTCTTCTCTGTCTTCGTCCTCGGCTCCACCTTCACCATCCTCAGGGACGTCTTCAGAGTCCTCATGGAAG GGATGCCACGGGGCCTCGAGTTCGACGCGGTGAAGGAGGCGCTGCTGGGGGTGAGCGGGGTGAGGGGTGCCCATGACCTGCACCTCTGGGCCCTGACGCTGAGCCACCACGCGGTGTCGGTGCACGTGGCTGTCG ACGCCGGTGTCGACCCCGAGACGGTGCTGCGGGAAGCCACCACTCGGCTGCAGAGCAAGTTTGGCTTTGCCTCGTGCACGGTGCAGGTGGAGCGGTACAGGGAGGAGATGGCAGcctgccagcactgccaggaCCCCCGCGCCTGA